Proteins from one Malaya genurostris strain Urasoe2022 chromosome 2, Malgen_1.1, whole genome shotgun sequence genomic window:
- the LOC131432261 gene encoding protein tipE → MRSTNDLHSSLSTLSAAPSLITMSKPSSNNSKVSLAHSRTASIAESNGKEPKPPTREEMIAELLEKAKFYTSLCLGTTAILSVFAFLFLIPFVVDPAISTIVADYDPVPVTCVVTDHVYAEGMRNCTWSSCREGCTTAAIRCHQLLVNYTKIAYHTLQKEPRDLDALEWDVMDTKFLVNTEGCGYPPRVNCTEFAKKYGYSHVGEPFPCYYSRAYPEMVVARYSWDDNLKHLILSLIIPNVLFAVSIGVLSYWYCPCCDKACHKSPRVYAEKYPTKENKLLCRSDDEEDELDY, encoded by the exons ATGAGATCGACAAACGACTTACATTCGTCTTTGTCGACACTGTCGGCGGCACCCAGTTTGATCACGATGAGCAAGCCAAGTTCCAACAACAGCAAAGTCAGCCTTGCACACAGTCGGACAGCGAGCATAGCCGAATCCAATGGCAAAGAACCAAAACCCCCCACGCGAGAAGAAATGATTGCGGAACTGCTGGAAAAGGCCAAATTCTATACCTCACTGTGTCTAG GTACCACGGCAATTCTGTCGGTTTTTGCCTTTTTGTTTCTGATACCATTCGTGGTTGACCCAGCCATATCGACCATCGTAGCAGATTACGATCCTGTTCCGGTAACGTGTGTAGTGACCGATCACGTGTACGCCGAAGGAATGCGGAACTGCACCTGGAGCTCGTGTCGAGAAGGCTGCACAACAGCGGCTATTCGATGCCACCAGTTGCTGGTAAATTACACCAAGATTGCATATCATACACTGCAGAAGGAACCAAGAGATCTCGATGCTCTAGAGTGGGACGTGATGGATACGAAGTTCCTAGTCAACACGGAAGGCTGTGGCTATCCACCGAGGGTAAACTGCACTGAGTTTGCAAAGAAATATGG GTATTCTCACGTAGGAGAGCCCTTTCCCTGTTACTACAGTCGTGCCTATCCCGAGATGGTAGTGGCTCGCTACTCCTGGGATGATAATCTAAAGCATCTTATTCTATCGCTGATCATACCGAATGTGCTCTTCGCCGTCTCGATCGGTGTGCTAAGCTACTGGTACTGTCCCTGTTGTGACAAGGCTTGTCATAAATCACCACGAGTCTACGCAGAAAAGTATCCCACtaaagaaaa
- the LOC131432260 gene encoding uncharacterized protein LOC131432260, with protein sequence MGKKKPIPVEDLIIPPQDTRICGMICICQLTFVLSTVAIVYLTVAIYMPSSRAFKSGIDETPVMCTTTKALNKDACEWGSCGEWCLSKTSGACIQIYVHLRTNGSSLTFQNCTNSANKTCYGIDQENAKKARCIADECKNLTGTFNCSMGMCINITDAFECVFKNTDAPLKCSGRRGKITCIDIHGLFSCNRGTCRKIKTPYNCDRRCVDIPTRNKNMILLSGDKVYLSQCSVAVETHTNQEIWNEGDGKVIMASCYTIQNTTNGIQTTDCVNGSLLEKDELTDLTNFTYLSYLHYAVSKPLKTIAPLEQDLTISNESGLMINLEGCVNTLQDECKDFLKEYGKDGTDHNARARFPCFYSKANTDKVVARFSLETTYKQFVIGFFVPTILFAVSCLTLTFCQKTIFIGDDAKMRFVGCANKQLLADGCAGGKANAETGDGGGGGDSVMAL encoded by the coding sequence ATGGGAAAGAAAAAACCAATCCCCGTAGAGGACCTTATAATACCGCCCCAGGACACACGGATATGCGGAATGATATGCATCTGTCAGCTGACCTTCGTACTGAGTACGGTGGCGATCGTTTATCTGACGGTTGCAATCTATATGCCCTCATCGCGTGCGTTCAAAAGCGGTATCGACGAGACGCCTGTCATGTGTACCACTACTAAGGCACTGAATAAAGATGCCTGTGAATGGGGCTCCTGCGGGGAATGGTGTCTAAGTAAGACGTCCGGTGCCTGCATTCAGATCTACGTCCACCTACGCACCAACGGAAGTAGCCTGACGTTTCAAAATTGCACCAATTCGGCAAATAAAACATGTTACGGGATTGATCAAGAAAACGCTAAGAAAGCTCGTTGCATAGCGGACGAATGCAAAAATCTCACGGGAACATTCAACTGTTCCATGGGCATGTGCATCAACATTACCgatgcatttgagtgtgtgttcAAAAATACCGACGCACCGCTCAAATGTTCCGGCAGGCGTGGTAAGATAACCTGTATCGACATACACGGATTATTCTCATGCAATCGTGGAACATGCCGAAAGATAAAAACTCCATACAATTGTGACCGCCGTTGTGTGGACATTCCGACTAGGAATAAGAATATGATATTATTGAGTGGAGATAAAGTTTATCTTTCGCAATGTTCAGTTGCGGTTGAAACGCATACAAATCAAGAAATATGGAATGAAGGCGACGGAAAGGTTATAATGGCATCGTGTTATACGATACAAAACACTACGAACGGAATTCAGACTACCGATTGCGTCAACGGATCGCTTCTAGAAAAGGACGAACTCACCGATCTGACCAATTTTACTTACTTAAGCTATTTGCACTACGCCGTGTCGAAGCCACTGAAAACGATTGCACCGCTAGAGCAGGACTTGACCATATCAAACGAATCTGGGCTCATGATCAATTTGGAAGGTTGCGTCAATACTCTACAGGACGAATGCAAAGACTTTCTGAAGGAATACGGAAAGGATGGAACTGATCACAATGCTCGCGCCAGATTTCCCTGTTTCTATTCCAAGGCGAACACGGACAAAGTTGTTGCTCGATTCAGCTTAGAAACTACCTACAAACAGTTTGTCATAGGATTTTTTGTCCCGACTATCTTGTTTGCCGTTTCCTGCCTGACCTTAACGTTCTGCCAAAAGACGATATTTATCGGCGACGACGCAAAAATGCGTTTCGTCGGTTGCGCTAATAAACAGTTGCTGGCTGATGGGTGTGCAGGCGGAAAAGCTAACGCCGAAACTGGCGATGGTGGTGGAGGTGGCGACTCGGTTATGGCTCTCTGA